In a single window of the Planctomycetia bacterium genome:
- a CDS encoding O-antigen ligase family protein, producing the protein MSRSADHPARKQSATARQTDRCESDGWVLSACLLILLALIPLRVVIAETHTFEVPRLFRHLDVPDGAGPATTFAIFALIVSIAAVVMITTLRRGRRPWTPTGIQIGATILLVAMIVSTWRAGQKHLAVIGSLDMLGLILFAATLRRLLTRPWHVRLTLCVILTAGAMTIVKCAYQKWIETPDTIRYFEEHRAELMPQQADGNSAEAGFLHDYEQRLRSGSVSGYFAHPNVLASYLILIVMTAIALLLSRLKVRPSWTLIAPAIIAAGGLAALQAAQSKGAAAALAIALGLLLLGTILRRVIIARPRITVIAILLGGVLAAAALAAALSARPDALGRSMLFRSLYWQGAWDMLLDRGPWGIGANNFGRLFTAYKNVSCPEDVEDPHSWVVKTTVEWGVLGLVGFVTILVGAAWHMTRRRESLYNDPSPGGSIILWTGGLGALVFTWWACIVSGATEEYALLVLHIPALTWIVMMIALSLEGPTRQFAADAPKPMLIPLCAGLLGFLLHSGIDLAMFNGGAATTFFAIAAVVMALAHPSASDNAIESPPHRAQPRPMSAVAITVIAAVIVLTIVLVLVIPSAKVSSNLRVGRLQADAATWDMYVNSPGYAAYLAATDAYPLDATAADEFLDELTRRVATIDHVHTALPLVDVMRARDPFNAAAFQHLATLRFQRFVIGHDIADLRAAIDATQKAVDAYPTSPTKRLTLAELYEKAAATGDADAKRKAADQLEKALTLDGERIYVSKPNHFPEEMKATIRRRIDALRVN; encoded by the coding sequence GTGAGTCGCTCCGCCGATCATCCAGCTCGGAAACAATCGGCGACCGCCCGCCAGACCGATCGCTGCGAAAGCGATGGCTGGGTCCTATCTGCCTGTCTCCTCATCCTCTTGGCACTAATCCCCCTCCGCGTCGTCATCGCCGAAACGCACACCTTCGAAGTCCCCCGGCTGTTCCGACATCTCGACGTCCCCGACGGCGCCGGCCCGGCGACCACCTTCGCGATCTTCGCGCTCATCGTCTCAATCGCCGCGGTCGTCATGATCACCACGCTCCGACGCGGTCGGCGCCCCTGGACACCGACCGGCATCCAAATCGGCGCAACAATTCTGCTCGTCGCGATGATCGTCTCCACCTGGCGCGCCGGCCAAAAACACCTGGCCGTCATCGGCAGCCTCGACATGCTCGGACTGATCCTCTTCGCGGCCACACTGCGCCGGCTGCTGACGCGACCGTGGCACGTTCGCTTGACCCTGTGCGTCATCCTCACCGCCGGGGCGATGACCATCGTGAAGTGCGCCTACCAGAAATGGATCGAAACGCCGGACACAATTCGATACTTCGAGGAACACCGCGCCGAACTGATGCCGCAGCAGGCCGACGGCAACTCAGCCGAAGCCGGATTCCTCCACGATTACGAGCAGCGGCTGCGCAGCGGGTCCGTCAGCGGCTACTTCGCCCATCCAAACGTCCTCGCCAGCTACCTGATCCTCATCGTCATGACCGCGATCGCCCTGTTGCTCAGCCGGCTGAAGGTTCGACCGAGCTGGACCCTCATCGCACCCGCGATCATCGCCGCAGGCGGTCTCGCCGCCCTCCAGGCTGCCCAGAGTAAAGGCGCCGCCGCCGCACTGGCCATCGCCCTGGGCCTGCTGCTCCTCGGAACGATTCTTCGCCGCGTCATCATCGCCAGACCGCGCATCACCGTCATCGCCATTCTACTGGGCGGAGTCCTCGCCGCCGCCGCCCTGGCCGCTGCCCTCAGTGCCAGACCCGATGCACTCGGCCGCTCCATGCTCTTTCGCTCCCTCTACTGGCAAGGCGCCTGGGACATGCTGCTCGACCGCGGACCCTGGGGCATCGGCGCCAACAACTTCGGACGGCTCTTCACCGCCTACAAAAACGTCTCATGCCCCGAGGACGTGGAGGACCCGCATAGCTGGGTGGTCAAGACAACGGTGGAATGGGGCGTACTCGGCCTGGTCGGTTTCGTAACGATTCTTGTCGGCGCCGCATGGCACATGACACGACGCCGCGAATCGCTCTACAACGACCCTTCGCCCGGCGGCTCCATCATCCTCTGGACCGGCGGCCTGGGCGCTCTCGTCTTCACATGGTGGGCATGCATCGTCTCCGGCGCCACCGAGGAGTACGCGCTGCTCGTCCTGCACATCCCCGCGCTCACATGGATCGTCATGATGATCGCCCTCTCCCTCGAAGGGCCGACCCGGCAGTTCGCCGCCGACGCCCCGAAGCCGATGCTCATTCCCCTCTGCGCCGGCCTGCTGGGTTTCCTTCTTCACTCGGGAATTGACCTCGCCATGTTCAACGGCGGCGCGGCAACCACCTTCTTTGCCATCGCCGCCGTCGTAATGGCGCTCGCCCACCCTTCCGCGAGCGACAACGCCATCGAGTCCCCTCCGCATCGTGCGCAACCCCGTCCAATGTCCGCTGTAGCCATCACCGTGATTGCCGCAGTCATTGTCTTGACAATCGTTCTTGTCCTCGTGATCCCGTCCGCGAAAGTCTCATCGAATCTGCGAGTCGGCCGGCTTCAAGCCGACGCGGCAACCTGGGACATGTACGTCAATTCCCCCGGCTACGCGGCCTACTTAGCCGCGACCGACGCCTACCCGTTGGACGCAACCGCCGCCGACGAATTCCTCGATGAACTCACCCGCCGCGTCGCAACAATCGACCACGTCCACACAGCCCTACCCCTCGTTGACGTGATGCGCGCCCGCGACCCATTCAACGCCGCCGCCTTTCAGCATCTCGCCACACTTCGTTTCCAGCGTTTCGTCATCGGCCACGACATCGCCGATCTTCGCGCAGCCATCGACGCGACGCAAAAGGCAGTCGATGCCTATCCGACCTCTCCCACCAAGCGGCTCACCCTCGCCGAACTTTACGAGAAAGCCGCCGCAACCGGCGATGCCGACGCGAAGCGCAAAGCCGCCGACCAGCTTGAAAAGGCACTGACGCTCGACGGCGAACGCATCTACGTCTCGAAGCCCAACCACTTCCCCGAAGAAATGAAAGCAACCATCCGCCGGCGAATCGACGCCCTTCGCGTTAATTAA
- a CDS encoding MBL fold metallo-hydrolase: protein MSSSIEIAEFVDPSFGENAYVVWRRRGGPCWIIDPGLPPSAVEIIEHIGLHELKPDAIVLTHGHADHIAGVPEIRSAWPELPIHIAREEAATLTDPKENLSSGMGMAFAPGIRQTHDLAAGSTLTLDDTTWHVLDVSGHSPGGRALYCATAGLVIVGDALFSGSIGRTDFHHSSHERLIRNIKENLLVLPDETKVYSGHGPVTTIGAERAYNPFLN, encoded by the coding sequence ATGTCATCATCCATTGAGATTGCCGAGTTCGTCGATCCTTCTTTCGGGGAGAATGCGTATGTTGTGTGGCGCCGTCGGGGCGGGCCCTGCTGGATCATCGACCCGGGGCTGCCGCCTTCGGCCGTGGAGATCATTGAGCATATCGGTCTGCACGAGCTAAAGCCCGATGCCATCGTGTTGACGCACGGCCATGCCGATCATATCGCGGGGGTGCCGGAGATTCGCTCGGCGTGGCCCGAATTGCCGATTCACATTGCCCGGGAAGAGGCGGCGACGCTGACGGACCCGAAGGAAAATCTGTCGTCGGGGATGGGGATGGCGTTTGCGCCGGGGATCAGGCAGACGCACGATCTTGCGGCGGGTTCGACGCTGACGCTGGACGACACGACGTGGCATGTGCTGGATGTGTCGGGTCATTCGCCGGGGGGACGGGCGCTTTACTGCGCGACGGCGGGTCTGGTGATTGTCGGCGATGCGCTGTTTTCCGGATCGATCGGGCGGACGGATTTTCATCATTCGAGTCACGAGCGGCTGATTCGCAACATCAAGGAGAATCTGCTGGTGCTGCCGGATGAGACGAAGGTCTATTCGGGTCATGGGCCGGTGACGACGATCGGGGCTGAGCGGGCGTACAACCCGTTTCTCAACTAG
- a CDS encoding PQQ-binding-like beta-propeller repeat protein: protein MRRIILLLIFQLVAICQAHLGPVDAQVRQETDPSVTYLDTSFEAEESLERVRLLEEDGRWADAAKQLQFIGRKFGGHVVTQLAGRYVAIRTHVNRRIAGWPAEGLAAYRAAFESAAASRLASVRSGKDPREYLLVADEYFACKVGAEALDLAAQLLIERGDFQQAREGYQLLLEAHPDREHQAAWRVKLATAAALGGEPAELEAEAKAEASGSAEVSWMGRVQTAGAFARERLEELRRQVDGRAEGAVGATTAPQLGADNHRRGFFAATSTPEARLWKVEIAGPLFEGEGKSSILDDPPLAETFARALQSGKLVNTIPVTGGGLVYYHDGRKVWAIDPARSDSVVWTFGAEDATLSSWWLHEDSVAPLSTALYADGRLYVSVLDVRVGAGDKTEPAGHGHCVVCLDAATGRLIWRNDLDAFHSEFEEAELDGSPILHNGDLFVVGRRRKSFGFEACYLLRLKPEDGRLTSMIHLAEAATGSYGYRRATVSLPAASGDLVFVQTNLGAIAAVSTALDRVAWIYTYRTSADQGGDPLWPERGGRAIRSWNYQPVMVWRDAIVCMPLDTTGVFVLGQRAGELREPIGGEVLHAPQMLLGIAADRLYVVGNEVACYDLSARRVVWQRPFELGQLNGRGCLTETSLMIPMDRALLTYPLDGGKAQVLPWKIGEAGNLVPFGDQVIVAPPGMVYGFSDRANVFDMLTRREAERPDDAAPCMALAELALNSGQYERGLASVEEAVRRVGGFARLTDDATRRRLFDQLMGFATMLDAPDSRGGKGPAATEAAIALFEMAGQCAPGPEDYVRQRFRLAGVLAGAGRAAEAVGSYQRVLGDPTLRRLTVRLTVPLTLQGLVGESRSAEAAEMSVLAPMESVVAGAHAADAIERLIAAHGASVYAAVEAQAANRLKIAEADADAARILEVAESFPNGAVATAAYAAHADLLRGKGQFEAASRSFRRVLEKRNFEGRASVICRYVECLVAAGRTSDAVEWIDRLERDYPRFEPRHSGRRVSSAAYGRMVLGDERFGEPRHSARPGAGRETYKRLFAEKAVVLDPVFDDLPHTTWDSMLVAVGGQVEARHAVTGRGLWPRPLATKSLPSLLGMDASRFILSTPWRIFAVTRTSGQVSWAFGNEPDDDPMLEPEETSPWSQQILMAERLYCASDRGQIVCIELSDGTVRWSLRAESSLAGPIAVDERYLCFPTWQGSELVVTVVNAETGKAVRTLRPSDAWPMQAMRMTRRHRLLIVRSTSIQCFDLDGGRSEWIIQAPDHFTLSTLQEDSDSLYVSPDGRRVNKYDLDDGRLVWSSSAIGKASDQAIWVGRSRGVLYIAGQDRLEALDCADGHGLWSASAPGCLGVQSPRLAADSIITISAEPQRRQARPVEDEIDKDRRVYRICRYSLETGARLSMKDGESAVTEPLGAFGGLHVRDKAVILLDGSMLIGYVDGKPE from the coding sequence ATGAGGCGCATTATCTTGCTGCTGATCTTCCAACTCGTTGCGATCTGTCAGGCGCACTTGGGGCCTGTCGACGCACAGGTGCGCCAGGAAACTGATCCCAGCGTCACCTATCTCGATACGAGCTTTGAGGCCGAGGAGTCGCTGGAGCGGGTTCGGCTGCTGGAAGAGGACGGGCGCTGGGCAGATGCGGCGAAGCAGCTTCAATTCATCGGGCGAAAATTCGGCGGGCATGTGGTTACGCAGTTGGCGGGGCGATATGTCGCGATTCGGACTCATGTGAATCGCCGCATCGCGGGATGGCCTGCGGAGGGGCTCGCTGCGTATCGGGCGGCGTTTGAGTCGGCGGCGGCATCGCGCCTGGCGTCGGTGCGCAGTGGCAAGGATCCTCGCGAGTATCTGCTGGTCGCGGATGAGTATTTTGCGTGCAAGGTCGGGGCCGAGGCGCTTGATCTGGCGGCGCAGTTGTTGATCGAGCGCGGCGACTTTCAGCAGGCTCGAGAGGGGTATCAACTCTTGCTGGAGGCTCATCCCGATCGCGAGCATCAGGCGGCTTGGCGGGTGAAGTTGGCGACTGCGGCGGCACTGGGTGGTGAACCGGCCGAACTGGAGGCGGAGGCAAAGGCCGAAGCGTCGGGGTCGGCTGAAGTTTCGTGGATGGGACGAGTTCAGACGGCGGGCGCGTTCGCGCGCGAGCGGCTGGAAGAATTGAGGCGTCAGGTCGATGGTCGAGCCGAAGGAGCGGTCGGGGCGACGACGGCGCCTCAGCTTGGCGCGGATAATCATCGCCGGGGATTCTTCGCGGCGACTTCGACGCCGGAAGCGCGGCTGTGGAAGGTTGAGATTGCCGGTCCGTTGTTTGAGGGCGAGGGTAAGTCTTCGATTCTGGACGATCCGCCGCTTGCGGAGACTTTTGCGAGGGCGCTGCAGAGCGGGAAGCTGGTCAATACCATTCCGGTGACGGGCGGGGGACTCGTCTATTACCACGACGGGCGCAAAGTCTGGGCGATCGATCCGGCGAGATCAGATTCGGTGGTTTGGACGTTCGGCGCAGAGGACGCGACGCTGTCTTCGTGGTGGCTGCACGAGGATTCGGTCGCGCCGCTGAGCACGGCGCTGTATGCCGACGGACGACTGTACGTCAGTGTGCTCGATGTGCGCGTTGGAGCTGGGGACAAGACGGAACCGGCGGGGCACGGGCACTGCGTGGTTTGTCTAGACGCGGCGACGGGACGATTGATCTGGCGAAATGATCTTGATGCGTTTCACTCGGAGTTTGAAGAGGCCGAGCTGGATGGTTCGCCGATTCTGCACAACGGCGATTTGTTTGTCGTCGGGCGGCGGCGGAAGTCGTTCGGGTTTGAGGCGTGTTATCTTCTGCGGCTTAAGCCTGAAGATGGACGGCTGACGTCGATGATCCATTTGGCGGAGGCGGCGACGGGCAGTTATGGGTATCGGCGGGCGACGGTTTCGTTGCCGGCGGCGTCGGGGGATTTGGTGTTTGTGCAGACCAACCTCGGAGCGATCGCCGCGGTGTCGACGGCGCTGGATCGGGTCGCGTGGATTTACACCTATCGAACCTCCGCCGATCAGGGGGGCGATCCCCTTTGGCCGGAGCGGGGCGGGCGGGCGATTCGGTCGTGGAATTATCAGCCGGTCATGGTTTGGCGCGACGCGATTGTGTGCATGCCGCTGGATACGACGGGTGTGTTTGTGCTTGGCCAGCGAGCGGGTGAACTTCGCGAGCCGATCGGCGGCGAAGTGTTGCACGCTCCGCAGATGCTGCTGGGGATTGCCGCGGATCGGCTCTATGTGGTGGGCAACGAGGTCGCTTGTTATGACCTTTCGGCTCGACGGGTCGTGTGGCAGAGGCCTTTTGAGCTCGGTCAGCTCAATGGTCGAGGTTGTCTCACTGAAACGAGCCTCATGATCCCGATGGATCGGGCGCTTCTGACGTATCCGCTGGATGGGGGGAAGGCGCAGGTTCTTCCGTGGAAGATCGGCGAGGCGGGCAATCTGGTGCCGTTTGGTGATCAGGTCATTGTTGCGCCGCCGGGCATGGTTTACGGGTTTTCCGATCGCGCCAACGTCTTTGACATGCTGACGCGGCGCGAGGCGGAGCGTCCGGATGATGCGGCGCCGTGCATGGCGCTGGCGGAACTGGCGCTTAACAGCGGCCAGTATGAGCGCGGTTTGGCGTCGGTGGAGGAGGCGGTTCGGCGGGTGGGTGGATTCGCCAGACTGACGGATGACGCAACGCGGCGCAGGCTGTTTGATCAACTAATGGGTTTCGCGACGATGCTGGATGCGCCGGATTCGCGCGGCGGCAAGGGGCCGGCTGCGACTGAAGCAGCGATCGCGTTATTTGAAATGGCGGGGCAATGTGCGCCTGGGCCTGAAGACTATGTACGGCAGAGATTTCGACTGGCGGGGGTGCTGGCCGGCGCCGGCCGAGCGGCTGAGGCGGTTGGTTCGTATCAGCGGGTGCTGGGTGATCCGACGCTGCGGCGATTGACCGTTCGGTTGACCGTGCCGCTGACGCTTCAGGGGCTTGTGGGTGAGTCACGTTCGGCGGAGGCGGCGGAGATGTCGGTCCTGGCGCCGATGGAGTCTGTCGTGGCCGGGGCGCATGCGGCCGATGCGATTGAGCGGTTGATTGCCGCGCACGGTGCGTCGGTATATGCGGCGGTGGAGGCCCAGGCTGCGAATCGGCTGAAGATCGCGGAGGCGGATGCGGACGCGGCGCGGATTCTGGAGGTGGCGGAGTCGTTTCCCAACGGCGCGGTCGCGACAGCTGCCTATGCCGCGCACGCGGACTTGCTGCGCGGGAAGGGGCAGTTCGAGGCGGCTTCGCGGTCATTTCGCCGGGTGCTGGAGAAGAGGAACTTTGAAGGCCGGGCATCGGTGATTTGTCGCTATGTCGAATGTCTCGTTGCGGCCGGGCGGACTTCGGACGCCGTGGAGTGGATCGACAGGCTGGAGCGCGACTATCCGCGGTTTGAACCACGACACTCGGGTCGGCGGGTGAGCAGTGCGGCGTATGGGCGGATGGTGCTGGGCGATGAGCGTTTCGGCGAACCGCGACACTCGGCGCGGCCGGGTGCGGGCCGCGAGACTTACAAGCGACTCTTTGCTGAGAAGGCGGTCGTGCTCGATCCGGTGTTTGACGATCTGCCGCATACGACATGGGACTCGATGCTCGTGGCCGTGGGTGGACAGGTTGAGGCGCGGCATGCGGTAACGGGGCGCGGACTTTGGCCGCGGCCGCTGGCTACGAAGTCGCTGCCGAGTCTATTGGGAATGGACGCGTCGCGGTTCATTCTCTCGACGCCGTGGCGCATTTTTGCGGTGACGCGCACGAGCGGGCAGGTGTCGTGGGCGTTCGGCAATGAGCCTGACGACGATCCGATGCTTGAGCCGGAGGAGACGTCTCCGTGGTCGCAGCAGATTCTCATGGCCGAGCGGCTTTATTGCGCTTCGGATCGCGGACAGATTGTTTGCATCGAATTGTCGGACGGGACGGTGCGATGGTCGCTGCGGGCCGAGTCCTCGCTTGCGGGGCCGATCGCCGTTGATGAGCGGTATCTTTGCTTCCCGACGTGGCAGGGGAGCGAACTGGTTGTGACGGTGGTGAACGCGGAGACCGGCAAGGCGGTGCGGACGCTTCGCCCGAGCGACGCGTGGCCGATGCAGGCGATGCGGATGACGCGGCGGCATCGGCTGCTTATTGTCCGGTCAACTTCGATTCAGTGTTTTGATCTCGACGGGGGCAGGTCGGAGTGGATCATTCAGGCACCGGATCACTTTACGCTCTCGACGCTTCAAGAGGACTCGGATTCGCTCTATGTGAGCCCCGATGGACGGCGTGTAAACAAATATGACCTCGATGACGGGCGGCTGGTCTGGAGCAGTTCGGCGATCGGCAAGGCGTCGGATCAGGCGATCTGGGTGGGGCGATCTCGCGGGGTGCTATACATCGCGGGGCAGGATCGACTCGAGGCGCTGGACTGCGCCGACGGTCACGGACTGTGGAGCGCTTCGGCTCCCGGGTGCCTGGGGGTTCAATCGCCGCGACTTGCGGCGGACAGCATCATCACCATTTCCGCGGAGCCGCAAAGGCGACAGGCCCGACCAGTTGAGGATGAGATCGACAAGGATCGGCGGGTGTATCGCATCTGCCGGTACAGTCTGGAGACCGGGGCACGGCTGAGCATGAAGGATGGGGAGTCAGCGGTTACTGAGCCGCTTGGCGCGTTCGGCGGTCTGCACGTGCGCGACAAGGCGGTCATCCTGCTCGACGGATCGATGCTCATCGGCTACGTTGACGGCAAGCCCGAGTGA
- the lysA gene encoding diaminopimelate decarboxylase: protein MDHFHYTGGELHCEQVPIARIAKEVGTPAYVYSSATLLHHYDAVAKAFAALNPIICYSIKSCANQHICKLLKDRGAGFDVVSGGELYRALQAGGDPAKIVFAGVGKTDDEINQGIDAKIGWFNIESEAELENLIEIARKRRVTVNAALRVNPDVDPKTHRYTSTGKKETKFGVDLERARRVFNQYAKQDNVRLSGIHLHIGSPVNSVEPYVAAIKKTLALIDELRADGFTIDTLDIGGGFGAHYKASEAPPAVEYAEAIVPLLVGRDLKIIMEPGRSIAANAGILISRVVYLKKSGDRDFLIVDAGMNDLIRPALYEAYHFIWPVNPVDGFLPSSRGEDATMPGLLPMDVVGPVCESGDFLAKDRLLPPMKRGDLVAVFTAGAYGFVMASHYNTRPNPPEVLVEGDAYRIIRRRETYDDLLAAEQ, encoded by the coding sequence ATGGATCACTTTCACTACACCGGCGGCGAACTTCACTGCGAACAGGTCCCCATTGCACGAATCGCCAAAGAAGTCGGCACCCCGGCATACGTCTATTCCTCCGCGACCCTGCTGCACCACTACGACGCCGTCGCCAAGGCATTCGCCGCCCTGAATCCGATCATCTGCTACTCCATTAAGAGCTGCGCCAACCAGCACATCTGCAAATTGCTCAAAGACCGCGGCGCCGGCTTCGACGTCGTCTCCGGCGGAGAGCTTTATCGCGCACTTCAAGCCGGCGGCGACCCGGCCAAGATCGTCTTCGCCGGCGTCGGAAAAACCGACGACGAGATCAATCAGGGCATCGACGCGAAGATCGGCTGGTTCAACATCGAGTCCGAGGCCGAGTTGGAAAACCTGATCGAAATCGCCCGAAAGCGCCGCGTCACCGTCAACGCCGCCCTGCGCGTCAACCCCGACGTCGACCCCAAAACCCACCGCTACACATCCACGGGCAAAAAGGAAACGAAGTTCGGCGTCGACCTCGAGCGTGCGCGGCGCGTCTTCAATCAATACGCCAAGCAGGACAACGTCCGCCTCAGCGGGATTCACCTCCATATCGGCTCGCCCGTTAACAGCGTCGAGCCCTACGTCGCCGCCATCAAGAAGACCCTCGCCCTCATCGACGAGCTGCGCGCCGACGGCTTCACCATCGACACCCTCGACATCGGCGGTGGTTTCGGCGCCCACTACAAGGCGAGCGAGGCCCCCCCCGCCGTCGAATACGCCGAGGCCATCGTCCCCCTGCTCGTCGGCCGGGACCTCAAAATCATCATGGAGCCGGGCAGAAGCATCGCCGCCAACGCCGGCATCCTCATCTCGCGCGTCGTCTATCTGAAAAAATCAGGCGACCGAGATTTCCTGATCGTCGACGCCGGCATGAACGACCTCATCCGCCCCGCGCTCTATGAAGCCTATCACTTCATCTGGCCCGTCAATCCAGTGGATGGTTTCCTGCCCTCATCGCGCGGCGAAGATGCGACCATGCCCGGCCTGCTGCCCATGGACGTCGTCGGCCCCGTCTGCGAAAGCGGCGACTTCCTCGCCAAGGACCGCCTCCTGCCGCCCATGAAGCGCGGCGACCTCGTCGCCGTCTTCACCGCCGGCGCCTACGGCTTCGTCATGGCCAGCCACTACAACACCCGCCCCAACCCCCCCGAGGTCCTCGTCGAAGGCGACGCCTACCGAATAATCCGGCGCCGAGAGACCTACGACGACCTCCTCGCCGCCGAACAGTAA
- a CDS encoding Bro-N domain-containing protein, whose protein sequence is MAKSKADSPDRIAVFGSRKIRRAWVDDQWYFSVVDIVGALTDSAAPAKYWDAMKRRERESSGADLSTLCRKVRLTGADGKSYASDAVNTEGAFRIIQSIPSPKAEPFKRWLAQVGYDRVQEIENPELAQQRMRELYVQKGYPKDWIEKRMRSIAIRDELTDEWKQRGVKEQKDFAILTAEISKATFGVTPAEYKLFKGLKRENLRDHMTDLGLIFTMLGEAATTEIARNKDAQGFDEKKDAAHAGGKVAGDARKQLEAKSGRKVVTRENYLPGEKKRSLPSDISK, encoded by the coding sequence ATGGCAAAATCGAAAGCTGACTCGCCGGACCGAATCGCCGTTTTCGGCTCACGGAAGATTCGTCGTGCCTGGGTGGACGATCAATGGTACTTCTCTGTCGTGGATATCGTCGGTGCCCTTACGGATAGCGCCGCCCCCGCGAAATACTGGGATGCCATGAAGCGTCGGGAGCGCGAATCTTCGGGAGCCGACCTTTCTACACTTTGTAGAAAGGTGAGGCTAACCGGTGCTGACGGAAAGAGTTATGCATCCGACGCCGTCAATACAGAGGGCGCATTCCGCATCATCCAGTCGATCCCCAGTCCAAAGGCTGAGCCGTTTAAGCGTTGGCTGGCGCAGGTCGGTTACGACCGCGTTCAGGAGATTGAGAATCCGGAGCTAGCCCAGCAGCGGATGCGGGAGTTGTACGTTCAAAAGGGCTATCCAAAGGACTGGATCGAGAAGCGGATGCGTTCGATCGCGATTCGCGACGAACTGACCGACGAATGGAAACAGCGCGGGGTCAAGGAGCAAAAGGACTTCGCAATTCTCACTGCCGAAATCTCAAAGGCAACGTTTGGCGTCACGCCCGCCGAGTACAAATTGTTTAAGGGGCTCAAGCGCGAAAACCTGCGCGACCACATGACCGATCTCGGGTTGATCTTCACGATGCTTGGCGAGGCGGCCACCACGGAGATCGCAAGAAACAAGGACGCTCAGGGTTTCGATGAAAAAAAAGACGCGGCCCACGCCGGGGGCAAAGTCGCGGGCGATGCGCGGAAGCAACTCGAAGCCAAGTCCGGCCGCAAAGTTGTAACAAGGGAGAACTACCTGCCCGGCGAGAAGAAGCGCTCACTGCCTTCGGACATCAGCAAATAG
- a CDS encoding carboxymuconolactone decarboxylase family protein — protein sequence MSWIETISEADATGQLAAIYAETRAKCGKVVNLVRVQSLRPDTMGIGRSLYRHLMDGPGGLSRRQRVLIAVVVSKVNGCLY from the coding sequence ATGAGCTGGATTGAAACAATCTCTGAAGCGGACGCGACGGGACAGCTTGCCGCCATCTATGCCGAGACACGGGCCAAGTGCGGCAAAGTCGTCAATCTCGTCCGCGTGCAGAGCCTGCGGCCCGATACGATGGGGATCGGACGCAGCTTATACCGTCACTTGATGGACGGCCCCGGCGGACTTTCACGGCGGCAACGCGTGCTGATTGCCGTGGTCGTATCGAAAGTTAACGGCTGCCTCTACTGA
- a CDS encoding peroxidase-related enzyme (This protein belongs to a clade of uncharacterized proteins related to peroxidases such as the alkylhydroperoxidase AhpD.) yields the protein MESHKPDLRAEVQDEEQVRRIHEDYRSAGLDPSTTVLLDFAVKLTLRPREMRESDVVGLRSAGFSDSSILDAVHTIAYFNYANRVMDALGIEPEPEMQHRRT from the coding sequence ATGGAGAGCCACAAGCCGGACCTCCGTGCTGAGGTCCAAGACGAAGAACAGGTGCGGCGCATCCACGAGGACTATCGCAGCGCCGGCTTGGACCCGTCCACCACGGTTTTGCTCGACTTTGCCGTCAAGCTGACGCTACGGCCGAGGGAAATGCGGGAGAGCGATGTCGTGGGCCTCCGTTCGGCAGGCTTCAGCGATTCGAGCATCCTCGATGCCGTTCACACGATTGCGTACTTCAACTATGCGAACCGAGTGATGGACGCACTGGGCATCGAGCCAGAGCCCGAGATGCAGCACCGGCGAACATAG
- a CDS encoding flavohemoprotein, whose protein sequence is MDHARIERIENSFKLLAARGPELADRFFAHLFAKNPDMRSLFPSDLCGLKKKFLASIVMVAQNLRAPEKLSAPLREMGARHVNYGTQPEHYPIVRDTLIGVMKDMSGPAWSEQLSADWKAALDQVVTVMLEGHRSALASIEFLS, encoded by the coding sequence ATGGACCATGCACGCATCGAGCGGATTGAAAACAGCTTCAAACTGCTGGCTGCTCGCGGGCCGGAGCTGGCGGACCGCTTCTTCGCCCATCTGTTCGCGAAGAATCCCGACATGCGGAGTCTGTTTCCTTCTGATCTTTGTGGATTGAAGAAAAAGTTTCTGGCGTCGATCGTCATGGTTGCTCAAAACCTCCGCGCGCCGGAAAAGCTCAGCGCGCCTCTTCGGGAAATGGGCGCTCGACACGTCAATTACGGCACGCAGCCGGAACACTACCCGATCGTTCGCGACACGCTGATCGGCGTGATGAAGGACATGTCCGGCCCGGCGTGGAGCGAACAGCTTTCGGCGGACTGGAAGGCGGCGCTGGACCAGGTGGTAACGGTGATGCTGGAGGGGCACCGGTCGGCGCTGGCGAGTATCGAGTTTCTCTCCTGA